One Helianthus annuus cultivar XRQ/B chromosome 7, HanXRQr2.0-SUNRISE, whole genome shotgun sequence genomic region harbors:
- the LOC110868829 gene encoding ER membrane protein complex subunit 4 — MEKGKGVLGSRKWAVEFTDNSSTRDILDPPGFTRASPDQDDSSLTRQKKDAEANWKSQKAWEVAQAPFKNLMMMGFMMWMAGNTVHLFSIGITFSALWQPLSALQGVGKVFEPYKDNKVDLLAPKLLYIALNLGGMLLGVWKLNSLGLLPTHASDWVSSLSPAHEVEFSGGGAALY, encoded by the coding sequence ATGGAAAAGGGGAAAGGAGTGCTGGGAAGTCGAAAATGGGCCGTCGAATTCACCGACAACTCATCCACCCGCGACATTCTCGACCCACCCGGCTTCACTCGCGCATCTCCTGATCAAGACGATTCATCTCTAACTCGCCAAAAGAAAGACGCAGAAGCAAACTGGAAGTCTCAGAAAGCATGGGAAGTAGCCCAAGCCCCTTTCAAGAACCTCATGATGATGGGGTTCATGATGTGGATGGCCGGTAACACTGTCCATTTGTTCAGCATCGGCATTACGTTTTCCGCTCTTTGGCAGCCCTTAAGTGCCCTTCAAGGTGTCGGTAAGGTTTTCGAGCCTTACAAGGATAATAAAGTGGACCTTCTTGCACCCAAGTTGCTATATATTGCCTTAAATTTGGGGGGTATGTTGCTTGGTGTTTGGAAGTTGAATTCGTTGGGTCTTCTTCCGACTCATGCGTCTGATTGGGTTTCGTCTTTATCCCCTGCACACGAGGTCGAGTTTTCGGGTGGAGGCGCTGCCCTGTATTGA
- the LOC110868828 gene encoding ACT domain-containing protein ACR9: MRMSWEDVVLIEEGKSSGDPTVVTVNCPDKAGLGCDLLRVVLEFGLYVTRGDFSTDGKWCYVVLWVVPRPSSVRVDWASLNKRLLSCCPSFLPAFYLNQLTTGSKPPPLYLLTVFSLDRKGLIHDVTEVLCELDLSIQRVKVTTTPDGKVLDLFFITDATDKLQTNYTREETREHLRVTLGECCISCELQLAGPEYDIQEGHSCISEEVAEELFSSEMEDQPHTIRDKVSKVDKASITVDNRLSPTHTLLQIQCLDQKGLIYDVLKIFKDCDIRVLHGRFYASVQGYRSLDIFIQNENGKEIVDKDNQFGLCSRLKEEMQHPLRVIITNRGPDTELLVANHVEVSGKGRPRVFYDVTLALKKLKICVFSAEIGRHSTSNRQWEVYRFLLDESRGSPLTSNRAKRDIVDEVCRTLMGW, encoded by the exons ATGAGGATGTCGTGGGAAGACGTGGTGTTGATTGAGGAAGGTAAGAGTTCGGGCGACCCGACCGTGGTGACGGTGAACTGCCCCGATAAAGCCGGGCTCGGTTGTGATTTGTTACGGGTTGTACTCGAATTCGGGCTCTATGTTACCCGCGGAG ATTTCTCAACCGATGGAAAATGGTGCTACGTAGTGTTATGGGTAGTTCCACGCCCAAGCTCAGTGCGGGTCGACTGGGCGAGCTTAAACAAGCGGCTTTTATCTTGTTGTCCTTCATTTTTACCAGCATTTTATCTCAATCAGCTCACCACTGGTTCTAAACCGCCTCCGCTCTACCTATTGACCGTTTTCTCCCTGGACCGGAAAGGGTTGATACATG ATGTCACGGAAGTTCTTTGTGAGCTTGATCTATCAATTCAAAGAGTTAAAGTGACGACAACCCCAGATGGGAAGGTTTTGGACTTGTTCTTTATCACTGATGCCAC GGACAAACTTCAAACAAATTACACACGTGAGGAGACACGTGAGCACCTTAGGGTCACGTTAGGCGAGTGTTGTATCAGCTGTGAACTCCAGCTAGCGGGGCCCGAATACGACATTCAAGAAGGGCATTCTTGtatttctgaagaagttgcagaAGAATTGTTTAGCAGTGAGATGGAGGATCAGCCGCATACCATACGTGACAAAGTGTCAAAAGTTGACAAGGCTAGTATAACAGTTGATAACCGACTCAGTCCGACACATACATTGCTTCAAATACAATGCCTTGATCAAAAGGGTCTCATTTATGACGTTTTGAAGATCTTCAAGGATTGTGATATACGG GTTCTGCATGGGAGATTTTATGCTAGCGTACAAGGATACCGAAGTTTGGACATTTTCATTCAAAATGAAAACGGAAAAGAGATTGTAGACAAGGATAACCAATTTGGTCTGTGTTCCCGACTAAAGGAAGAGATGCAACATCCGTTGAGGGTCATTATTACCAACCGCGGCCCTGATACCGAACTCCTGGTTGCCAATCATGTTGAGGTATCTGGAAAGGGAAGGCCTCGCGTTTTTTATGACGTCACACTCGCGTTAAAGAAGCTTAAGATATGTGTCTTTTCG GCAGAGATAGGAAGACACTCGACGTCAAATCGCCAATGGGAGGTGTACAGATTCCTTTTGGATGAAAGTCGAGGATCCCCGTTAACCAGCAATCGAGCTAAACGTGATATCGTCGATGAAGTTTGTCGAACACTGATGGGCTGGTAA